Proteins from a genomic interval of Alphaproteobacteria bacterium:
- the rplM gene encoding 50S ribosomal protein L13: protein MKTYTLTPKEINKKWFIIDADGLVLGRLASQIALRLRGKHKAAYTPHMDCGDNIVVINAEKIHVTGKKLENERFYWHTGYAGGIKNRTLGQILEGKFPERLIQNAVRRMLPKGPLGRQVLGNLRVYKGLEHPHTAQMPEAIDIASQNVKNTKRS, encoded by the coding sequence ATGAAAACCTATACGCTAACACCCAAAGAAATAAACAAAAAATGGTTTATTATTGATGCAGATGGCCTTGTTTTGGGGCGCCTTGCATCTCAGATAGCTTTACGCCTTCGTGGTAAACACAAAGCTGCATATACACCTCATATGGATTGTGGTGACAACATTGTTGTTATCAATGCTGAAAAAATCCATGTTACTGGTAAAAAGCTTGAAAATGAGCGTTTTTACTGGCATACAGGTTATGCAGGCGGTATTAAAAATAGAACGTTAGGACAGATTTTAGAAGGTAAGTTCCCAGAACGCCTTATACAAAATGCTGTAAGACGTATGCTCCCTAAAGGACCATTAGGTCGACAAGTTCTTGGTAATTTACGTGTTTATAAAGGATTAGAACATCCTCATACAGCGCAAATGCCAGAAGCGATTGATATTGCTTCACAAAATGTTAAAAACACCAAAAGAAGCTAA